The following nucleotide sequence is from Mangifera indica cultivar Alphonso chromosome 1, CATAS_Mindica_2.1, whole genome shotgun sequence.
AATTGGacacataaataatttattcctGGTGATGAAGGCAAGAACGACTTGAATTATCTCATACAAAGCAAATAAGACAAAAATCCTTGAATCTTAAGGACAAAACAAGAGCTCTTCTTTCATTTTCCTCCAGGAGATGCTAAACCACGAAGGGTACATTTAAACTGAACATTATTTCTCTTTATCAACACTATTCATCTTATCTGCTGTTCTCTAACATCATTATTTACCAACTCAAACAAGTTTAAGTCATGAATTATAGATTCAAGACGAGCTCCCGCTGACCCCTTGATCAGATTCAGCCCGGCTTGAATCAACCTCTTCTGATCCCAATTTTTATGTCTTGGTTACCATTACAGTAATCAATAGGAGTGAGAAAGATCAACCTATGTTATCTTTCAAATGTTTGGAGGACATATAACAATCTTCATATAGCAAATACAAGACATAGGGGAACGGTTCTGCTCAGAAAGATCTGGTGCTGACATTTCTACAAATAAATGTATCATAATCTAATAAGAGGATGGGAAAAGGAACGAAGATAATATCAAGAATTTTCATTTACATAAATGTGTCATGACAGTAAACCACAATTCTTCTGTGCATGCGTCCACCGTCCAATGACTTCTACAAATAAAAACACATAGCAAAACTAGAAAGCAAAAGAAGAACATCACTGGATTCTGACCCAGTCAAAAACACAAATCTTAATGACCAGCTGATGGATTTGTCAGCAGCTCAAGGGATTTTTTCAAGTGTTCCACAGCTACAGATACATCATCAAATGCTAAAGCTCCAACTGCAAATCTTGCTGCCTTATGTGCCTCAGCAATTTTCTCTGGTGGCGGCTGGTAATTGCTGTCATAATGGTATTTCTCAGCTGCAGCTGGGGCTGCAGGTTCTGAGATAGCACCATTTCTGCTGCTTGAAGTGTATTGGGAGGTTGAGGGGTAGCTTGTTGTGGGAGGAGCCGAATGGGGAGAGTAGGAAGTCTCAGAGCTTTGATAGTAAGAAGGATGATGGGATAGTACTGATGGGAGACTGCTCTCAGTAAAACTTGGATAAGATTGGAAATTTGGATAGTTGAAAGATGGAGTCTCATAAGAAGGGTAATTATGGGACAAATGCTGCTGGGGCTCCTGTTGGTAAGATTGATGGTGGTAAGACTGCGAAAATTGAGAACTGTCTGATCTGTTTACTGGAGGTGGTGGATGATAATCATGGGAAGGGTAGCCAGCAGTTGGGTTAGAATATGTAGAACTTTCTGATCTAGTCAATGGAGGAGGTGGATGAAAATCACGGGAAGGAGGTGATGGGGGAATATCAGCAGAGTGCTGGTTGTTAACATTATCATGAAACTGAGGCGGCGGCAGAGCATTTATAGAATAATGGTTATCAGGGAACTGAGGTGAAGGACCAGAATCTGATGTAGGACCAGTAGCTGTAGTTTCACGTGTCTGGAAATCCTGTTTATGAAACTGAGGCAGCGGCGGAGCATTTACAGAATAATGGTTATCAGGGAACTGAGGTGAAGGACCAGAATCTGATGTAGGACCAGTAGCTGTAGTTTCACGTGTCTGGAAATCCTGCAAAACAAATATCGCTGAAAACTAATTAGACATCTATATAGCTTAAGATATGAATTATGCATCAGACCTAAGACAGAATCTCTGACATCATTCATGCAACAAGCAAAAATTCATCCTTGGCCACTGACAATGACATATCTTTATCATCGTGCTCATACACTGACTACAAGCTATAATcttcaaattatataacatgcatgcatctcgTAAATCTAGACTCCATTATCATCTTTCTCTCTGTGACCAGCTCCCATCATCacaaaaatggaactgaaaggAATGTATTTTGAGAGTAcaaattttctgttttgtttgattcaacaagctcaagaaatgaattcagaGACATACATATGAGCCACTAGGCATAATTGGCGGAGTTGATAGATCTTCACTCCCACCAGGAGGGCCTGGGATTGGCTTCCTTCCTTCCTTCAAAGCTTTCCTTATATCTGCAGCTTTCCAGGCTGCATACTTTTGTTTCTGCTCAAGCtgtacaattttatataaaagtatatTCTGTTATATAGGGTAATCAGAGAATTTCAGCTGCTTTAAATGTAAGCTCTGAGCAGATAAAGATTTCCTCTGAATAGAAGATAACAAACTCACATCAGGCTGAAGTGCACCAAActgatttaaaatttcaaagaagaCGCTTGCTGCATAAAACGTTTTTGCAGTATTCCTGTAACAAGAACTCAAAAGATTTAATTCCTGAAAAATGAACTCATAAAAGGAAGAGAATGAGAAATGGCAGAATTTTGCACAAGTAACATAAATCAGAACTCCACCATTCAAGTGATGCTATATACATTCAGTAGCCATGGTACTGAATACTTCATCAAGGAAGCCCACCCAAGGCCTTCAACGAGTTAAATGAAATGAACTATGAATAACAAAGTAAATTATGCCATGTCAAAAGACTTATAATAACACCATCTTGACCATTCCTTTACACATGGTAAAATTTTACAGACCATTACAAAATCATTATCAACTGTTACCAGCTTCCTAAGACACACTTCTTCAGTCCTACCAGTGTACAAACCACCTATATGACAAGTGCAGAGGGAGTTACAGAACACATGGCATATGTTCAATGAGTGCCTCACACTAGGTCATTAAAACACAATGCTTTTAAAAACCAAGGATACAGCCATGGTTTTCATACCCAGACTGGACGTTGAGCCGGTGAAGAGGCCGGTTCAGGTCAACCAAAAGATGGACCGATTGACCGGTGGTCAAAACAGGTgaatggtttaaatttatattaaaaataacattcaaaataattttgactaCTTAATTATTAAGTGAAAAAACCATTAACATTTACATAAAAATGAATATGGCCTGATGACACACACATTATGTCAATTTATAAGATGTTAGGTTCAAATCCCAacaagtataaaatttttattttccttttaatatgCAAAAGAtaggataaaggaaaaaaaaaaacataaaaccaaATGTGGTGTGGCCCCATGGTGCTTTCAAAGTTATGTAACGGTTTTgcgaaaaaaaaattgcaatattTGTGCTTACGTCAACATAGGGATTCGATTCAACTAAACCAATGGTTGCACTGTGAACCAGTAGGTTTGGGCTAGTTCAACCGCGGTTCAAAGctcaaaacaatttaaaacattttcgGACCAAACTAGCTCTCAGTTCCTAGTCGAACCAATCAAACAAGTTGGTctgatttttaaaaccatggaTACAACTACAGGTGAGTGCTGACGCACTAGTATCAAATGTCAGCTGGAACATAgaccaaatacaataaaatcaaatttgacatacaAATCTGCTCTACCAGCACGATCTTGCTTGTCTGCCTTTGCAAAAACATTCAAAGCAAATCCCTCTAGATGCAAATTGTCTTCAGGCCCCAGCTTCAATGACTTCTTATCCTGTAAACCATCAGTACAGTTAGAGATCAACAAGGAGAAAAAACATAGTTTATTAGTAAAGCCTATCAGTCAACAAGAGAACATATGTTGAAAACTAAAGATCCCCAGCCATATGTTTCAGCCTTTTGATTTAATAACTCATCCATAGTACATTGTTTTTCTTAGTCCTGCTGCATATGCAACATCTACTTGTACCATATGACAATGCCATCAATTGCAATCTACATAAAAAAGCATTATCCATTGTTCTTATGCATTACAACCTACAAACAACATGCTCTACAATCTCACCTATTCTGAGAATAACATCTACATGTATCATTAACCCTATTTCACAATAACTTTGTTGTCAATATCTATACAAAATTATGTTACATCCTACAGAGTACGAAATAAATATAGGCAAAGTACACCAGAACTGTCATAGTAATGATACAACTACAAAGCTCCAAAAGTTAAAACAgcataaatttgtttgatttctcCAAAAAACAGTAGAGAAGAATCAAACAATCTGATTATATACAAATGTGAGGGCATTACAGGCAGCAGAAACACATATAACAGATTAAGCTGCAAAGCGGATCCCAACCATTGTTTTAGCACATCTCAGATTAGGCAACCTGGTAACTTAAATGACAACCCAGAGCCTCAGTACTTGTGCAATCCAAAACACAGATGTTAACTAACTGAAATCTCGTTTACACAAGTTTAAGTTAATTCATGATTtaaccaaatgaaaaaaaacacaaaatcttTGACAAATTTCATGAGTTTAATCAAATggggaaaaaaacaaagaatttcaCAAAGTTCACTTTCATTTACTCAGAAAACAAACAGACCCAATTgattaaacacaataataatcAATACTCTTATTTCAAAACtccaaaatttcttcaaaaaaatccaaaaaatataaCCTTTTCAAGCTGGTTCATGAGAGAGACAAGGAGAGAATTGGTGGTCTTGGTCCGCTCGTTCGGAGGAAACCCCAATCCCTTTTCCATCGCATATAATCGacctaaacaaataaaaataaacataccCAAAAACGACTTCGTAACAGAgatcaagaaaaaattaacagagaaCCTAGGAttacaaaatatttacaaataaacagaagaaaaaaaaaaacttggagGAACTTACAATAGTAAGCAACGAGAGGCTCATGTTTTTGTAACTCATCAGCTCGTTGTAGGTACGGTAACAGAAACTTCGCTGGCTCGGTTTCGTTCGCCATGATCGTCTAGCTTGATCTCTGTTCTGTGTTGCTTTTTGACAAAAGACGGAAAGGAAGACGCGCTTGCGTATTGAGTTTCAGTTTAATTCCAAATCTGGAAGGTGTTTGAAAACGATGTCGTATCTATCTGGGAATAATAGTCTTAGTTAGATACAAAGCTTTGAAAAGcagaattttattttccttttataaatttaataaggccaaaggactattttccacccaagctATGTTTCATTctcaaatttcatcgtttttaactttgataatcttaaatatatactcattcaCGATTATAATTGAGAATGCAAAGTTTCTTAAAGGAAAATTCAActgaattattataataatccaataaattaatcaattgaattgaattagaaaattcttgattttatataaacttattttcttaattagaTTAGAAAAGCTTATTGATAttagtttaattagaattaaaattattaaataattctaaatttatgaaattattattctaaaaaataatattaactaatttcattaaaattgaattttcttaaacaataaaatctcaaactcaaaataaaacttttcataactttaattaattattaaatacttACCACACTAagagaataaatttaaattaatgagcTAATAAtactgaaaaaattaaattaaattaaagaataaactTAACTCCACATAATTTATCGCATAAACATATCATATTCTACATTATACTGTCATTACATCATCCTTAACTAATGCCTGTTCTCTCTCTTGCTTTCGACTCGTTTCTTCATCGTTTTCTTTTCATATACTCTTCTCACCAAACTTTTCTCTTCCTTCCTATCTTCTATCGACCTTGTTTCCtttcatattttaatctttatttccttttatactGGAATGTCTTGATCCCTCATCACCATCCGAAAATATGTGACAAAATCCTGCCCCATAATTGGTTGGTTATCCCATATGCTTACCTCATAATTGATTAATTGCACCTTACATTCATTATATGAAAAGATTTTTTCCACATTagaaaaagatagaaaaatagTCATGATTTAAAACAGGCAAGGAAAAGATTTATGAGATATAACATACACAGGTCAAAACAGCTTACTCTCAGTCACTTCTCAGTGCCTCTTCTGAGTTCTCTCTATCCCTACAACAGACCTACTAATAACAATAATAGTAGTAATATCACAAGGGTGTAAACCTAACAatctcttctctcttttattGTCATGGTGAAGCTGGAACTGGGTCGGTTCCTGAAACATGCGAGGCGGCATCCTCTTTCGAAATGGCAACATAGTTAACAGGTGCAGCTGGCCTGTTGGTGCTATCCCTCCTTCCATCTTTAGATATGGACCTGCTGCCGTTTGCATTGAGAGATAGCCGTCTGCTTGGAGTTCCGTTGGCAGCCCCATTTGGGCGTGGTCCTACAATCCTTTTAGTACTGGCAGGGCGGGCAGGGCTGGGCCTTGAACCAAAAATGGCTTCTTGCTCTGTGTTTTGTTGTTCATGGTACTTCTTTTGATCCTATGAAGCCAACAAAGTTACAATCCCATTAAGCAGGAGAAATTCAGGATGGCAACATCATAATGTAGATACTGGAAATGAAACATCCGAGCCAAATTTGAGGCCATTGAAGactatttgaattcaattttagaCATCACATGATTTTACACCAATCCATCAATAAAACTTACCCTCATCCTccgcttttcttcttctctttcctGCCTTAGCATGGCATATTCATCTAGCATTGCAAGTAGAGGGACACCATCATAGGTGAATGATACGCCACGGTCTTCTTCCCAAGCTCGAGTTTTGACAACCAAGGTGTCAACTAGAGCTAGATGGCCAAGAAACGCAGTTAGTACAAAGAACGAATAAGCTAGAGCACAATGCATGAAGCGCTGTACATACATGGCTGTGATTTCCCATGGAGCCTAATTATTTTGGGTTTCAATATCTGATTTTGATAGGCACAATTACGGTATCAATAGCATTACCGACCACCCAATGCAGTTTGCTAAATTTAGCTTCACCTAAGTACAAGTTTAATTAAAGCAAATGATCTCCTTTAAAGTTaatctaggttttaaaaacaaaacaagggGATTTTTGCAAGTTAAGAAGTTAATTAATGGTATATATTAAGACCTCGCTCATGAGCAAACACAACTCAAATTTCTATGCATACCTGGAATCTTGTTTACCAGAATTCGGGCTTTTTCTGCTCGCTTGAGATTCAAGTGTGCACCTCTGCTTGCATTGTACCTATTTTCATCCTGTTTCGGTAAGTAAAGTCAGTGATGctgaaagtgaagaaattcaagctCATCTGTAAACTGAATAGTATGCATAACATAGAAGAAAAGCCCCACTCAACTAaatcttctttatttaaatttacataGCAATTAACATACTATTCGCTGGTCTAAAGTCATCATAAGATGATCACCTCCCTGAAAAGTCATAGgtcataataattataatagtaCCCGATTGTAATCTTCAAGCCAACTCTCTTCTTCACAGGCTGACATCCATTTCTCAACTTTGTCCAAGATGTCTTTCTGCTGAAAGCTTCCTCTTTGGCTTTTGCTATCTGGCCATCCAAGTCAGCTAGTAGCTCAGCAGGCTCAACATTCCCAGAATCAATCAACGacataattttttctctagCAGCCACTGGATCTATTTCTATATGAGCACGTGCATATATTTCTTCAAGTTCAGCTTGCCTTTTAAAGGCAATTTCCTTCATTCTGCTGGCTTTTAGTTTATCAAGCCTTTCAACTTCTACTTCAGCCTatgaagaaaaaacaagaaaataagtaAACAGCAGAAAAAATGTATTCAAACATAGTTTTGTACAGTTTGTTGAATTTGATCACCTGCTCAATTAGATCCAGCGCAAGAGCACCAGGGACGGTCACTTCATCTACAGAAGCTGATATGTTACAGGTAACGTGATCAAACAGTTTCCTTTCTTCATCAGGGGTATCCATTAGATTCCATAGATCAATTAGCTGAGTAGCTAATTCTTGAAGCTGTGACACGGATTATCAAAGACAACatcaataaacaattattaatgTGGCAAAATGTCTTGAACTTTTCGAGAAGTGTGTAATTTATTCTATACTCTTAACATAAATCAGAATAATCTGAGAGGGAGAGCATTAATGATTTTCAACTGCTGATTTCCCCAAGCACATATGTCTATGTCCAACCATCACAGTATCAGAACATGAAGCAAAATGAGATAAGACGACCAGCCCATGAACGAAAGCATTAAAAGCTTACCTTATTAAGCCTCTGCTTCTTATCTTCTTTCAGTGCTAAGACCGTCTTAGCTAACCGAGATAGGGTGTCATTGCTAATGCTTTTAGATTGCACACCAGTAGAGTCATTTAAGCTTGGATGAACTTCAGTTACAGTACTGAAGAAGTCCATGCCGAGGACAGCACAGAGATCATGCACAGTACTAACAAATTCAAGGACTTTGTGGAGCCTATCACTCTGCAGGTTGTAGTATGCAATTAGCTATTATCAATGCCAatgtaaaacaaaaatcaattcaatgctaataaaagtaaaaagaaaattaccttCTCTTTTTGAAGCTCCTGGAGCTGAGCTTGATATTCATCTAACTTGTTCAAGGTCAGGTCAGCCTCATCAACTGCAGGAGCTTGCTCACTGAGGCTCAAGTTCCCAGCAATTTCTCCACATATCTTCTGAATTTGTGTTTGCACGTCTGAGAACTCCTTTACTCTCTCCTCTTTCTGTTTCCACAGCTGTTCAAGTACTGGTGCTATAGCAGCAAGTTGCTCCTTAATTGTTCCTGAAGTCTTTTCAGGCTGTAATAAAACCGAAGAAATCCATGAGTAAACCAGATAACCTATCGTGAAGCATAGTTCCAAATATCAAAGACCCAAAACAATGATTACTTACAACTCCAACAAACCCTTTTTCTCCAAGAGCCGATAGAAGACTTGAAAGTTCAACTTTGGCATCTGACAAGGCCTGAAGAAGTTGTGCTCTTGACTTTGCCGCCAGCTCCACCTTCCTCTTGTACACATCCAAGCATTCCTTCTCTATCTGAAGAAGCATCTTGTCCCGTTCCTCATCAGTTTCACCAACTTCATCCCAGATTTCCTGAAACAAATCTTGGATCAGTGTGCAGCTATTCCTTCATGACATGCAAATAAACAATGAGCAAACACTAAAATCGGTGAAAAATTACCTGCAGTTTCTGCAGTAAAGAACTGCAAGTGGTTTCTCCAAGAAGAGGGTTTTCAGTATCTGTCACCGCCATTTATGTAGCCACTACAACCTGCTCTGTATACAGCATAATCAAAGAAAACCTTTATCTCTCCATTGGACAAAAATAAAGGTCTCAGAAAGTACAGATAAACAGGAATAGCAAGAAATGCAATAAAATCCATATACCTTATCGACCAGCAAAAAACAGCAGTTTACCAGACAAGGTAAACATACAATCCTGTCAGAATAGAAATAGACAAAGAAATGCAACTAGTCAGTTGAAGGTCCGTCTAAGAACTAGGTTAAATAAAGAACATTGCAATAAATGGGTTCCATGGAAAAAACTTCAACTGACAAGATCAAACAAGATTTTGGCACACAAATTGTATTCTGATTTCAAGATCTCACCAACCATACCACATTTTTTGGACAATTCACACACAAAGTCATCGAAAATAACTACTTGTCAAACAACTTAAACTCACATGCATTTGAATTCCAAGGAAGTTTAAGAAAAGAAACGAGAGTTAGAACCTTGGGCAGCTTAACATTTGGACATAAAGGCAACTAGGCAACTTTCTAATTAAGCTCAAAACAAGATTGGCTGAATTAGCAGAAAAATATACCACACAAACTACCAAAATAGCATAAAACAGAATTATCACAGTCTAACCTTGTTCTCTCGTCCCAtatttctcagcaaccaaacaagGTGTTGATTCATAAGACAGAGACTCAAATCTTAAGAACTCCTGTTTTGTTGCTGACATTATAAAATAACCAAGTGAAACTAGCTTCCTTCAGTTAAACAAAAAACCGAAAGATCAACCCAGCCACCCAGCGGCAAACAGGCTCTTAAACCACCCAAAGCCTTGCATACAGAACAATATCACTAATTCCACTCAAAGCTACAAAGCTCAACTTCTTGACCCGCATTTTCTAAGCAATCAGACAAACCATTTACCTTCATTCGACTAAGAACCAACTAGAAAAACTCAACCCAAAAAACCAATCATTAAACAAAGAGCAATAAACCAAGATCCCAACTTGAAAAACAGTAAACAAAACCACTCAATTCCACtcccattaaaaataaaacaaaattcaccTAACATTTCCAATAAAATATGCACTAAGCTCCCGAACCTACGTCAGCAAAATCACAAAGACAAGAAAAACAACTTCAAGAAACACATACAGATCTCTTTCACTGccaaaacaagaacaaaatcaagaaacagAACAGGTGCATTACATTAacaatttaaacaaacaaaacaacaacagAAACTGAACCAAATGCTTACCAAGATCAGAACTTGAAGCTGAAACTTCTCTCTCTGGAGGTTTCAGATCTAaagtttctattttttcttgttttggttTCAGTGTTTAGAGTGCAAATGATAGAGAGAGAGTGTGTGAAGTTAACAAAAGGTCTTGACTCATGACAGAAGAAAAGATAGAGAGAGAAACGGAGAGTAGGCCCTTTCAAGCTGATAATCCTGATATTCCTGAAgaattttctttgttatttgcCCTTGATTGTTGAGTTAATTACCAGAGTGACACTGCCAGTGAAGTTCGGattgactattttacccttaatgtTGACTCGCAGGTGGTGGTTTGACTAGTGAAGTTGCTGATTACTcatatccaaaataaaaaattgtattaaatgttattttttagataaaGGACTAAAATAGAAACACACaggaatatttaaatattttcatttaattaaattttatcttatattttaatttaaaattatttaattatataataataatttatttaattatttagttaaatatttaaaattaaatgtaaatcattttatctaatatttattgatacatattttgttagtatatataatatttcacactagaaaatttataataattctttttattgaggacaatgagatttttttaagtAGGTGTAAAAAGTAGATTGCTTCAAAGTACATAAATTAGAATTAACGAGATTGCAAAAATTGGtttgaaaaatgttaatttgAAGAGAGTTCATTGGGTTCACTTTGATGACtatgatatatttattcaaaaaaaaaataaaataaaattatgtgtatttaaatattaatttgtattattatataattaaattatttttaattatgtataaaataatactttttaacCATTGGCATCCAAGTTTATCtatttgttttgtatattccaaaataaaaccataattatatgaaaaagtattctttaaataaaattgtattttaattaaataaaaagtgtATTTATACTCAGGTTAAAGTTTGACCTAATAAAGTAGTCAATCATCAGGTTGACTAATCTGACCAATCAAACAAACTggtgatatatataattaaaaatttaaaatagactTATCaagtatatttattaaataatgttgAATAATAGGTATTTTAAATCTAACTGTGTTTGTGTCTTTAGTTTCAATCTCTTCATCCTCAGCTTTCTAATAatgattgaatcaatttaatttgacaATTAAATCGTGATCGGATGTacccatatttttttctcaataatAAAGAGTTGTGTGAATTTGATGCATTCCTCCATTGTAACAAAGGAAGAGCAATAATTCAACAAACTTTCAATCGTGGAAGATATTTTGactaacaaaatgaaaaagtcCAAAAGCTATCTACATATGAGATAATTCACAAAATTTGCCTTGTATAAATTTGATGttatatttcttttcatatttttaaatgattttatttaataattttgatataagataaagTATTCATTATGTTTCATGCAATACccatttcaaatcaatttaaagcatttaaaaattaagtactTTAAAATGAGAGCAAGAGGGCAATTTTGTGGTAAGGTGTTGCAAAGAGGGGCATATTAATAGATAATGAcaaaaaataggccaaaagaaaGCTAAAATGATGGCATAAACAAAAAGGTATTAATCACGAGCTATGGTaggtttaaaccaaattaaccCACATTTAATTATCATTTCGATTAGAATgagtttaatttatatgaatttgacctagacctggccacggttcatgaaccgccggtttcggttcggaatcgcctgttcacggttcgaaaatataaggaccctgaaccgaaaccgtaacaggacggttcgtccacggttcggaaccgctggttccggttcatggccccggttcggaaccgacggtttcggttcggaaccgatattgaaccgtcaattctaatacatgatcttgatttaatttttaaattattaattacaataattgaaattgaaattattattaaaatcatctataaattgattttcattcacatttgatatatgcgaatattgaccaaatctcctattatcggaagaatttccactacttgccattttttgataataaataaaattaattatataaataaattatatgattaattataaaagataataaataaataataaataaaattaattatataaataaattctataattaattatgaattgtataaaaaaaattgaaattgaaattaataaaaaattaaaaaagaatttaatcaaatttaagaaaatttgattgaattgaaagatttagagaatattaagagtttaaagaatgagaatgagagtttgaaggattgagtgagagagtagagagattgagatttgagagaatagaatttaaaggggtatatatagaaaaaaacttttttgaaaaaaattagaaataggggggGTGAACTGAAATTCCAAAAATTGCAGGGTCAACTTCAgtaaaaattgcaggggaccgggtcccctgcaatttttccttcaaaaggcaacggttccctgcgcagggaaccgttgccttttcaaataaaattcaaaaaaaaatcaaaacaatttaaaa
It contains:
- the LOC123227901 gene encoding protein HOMOLOG OF MAMMALIAN LYST-INTERACTING PROTEIN 5-like, with product MANETEPAKFLLPYLQRADELQKHEPLVAYYCRLYAMEKGLGFPPNERTKTTNSLLVSLMNQLEKDKKSLKLGPEDNLHLEGFALNVFAKADKQDRAGRADLNTAKTFYAASVFFEILNQFGALQPDLEQKQKYAAWKAADIRKALKEGRKPIPGPPGGSEDLSTPPIMPSGSYDFQTRETTATGPTSDSGPSPQFPDNHYSVNAPPLPQFHKQDFQTRETTATGPTSDSGPSPQFPDNHYSINALPPPQFHDNVNNQHSADIPPSPPSRDFHPPPPLTRSESSTYSNPTAGYPSHDYHPPPPVNRSDSSQFSQSYHHQSYQQEPQQHLSHNYPSYETPSFNYPNFQSYPSFTESSLPSVLSHHPSYYQSSETSYSPHSAPPTTSYPSTSQYTSSSRNGAISEPAAPAAAEKYHYDSNYQPPPEKIAEAHKAARFAVGALAFDDVSVAVEHLKKSLELLTNPSAGH
- the LOC123192301 gene encoding LOW QUALITY PROTEIN: 65-kDa microtubule-associated protein 1 (The sequence of the model RefSeq protein was modified relative to this genomic sequence to represent the inferred CDS: inserted 1 base in 1 codon), producing the protein MAVTDTENPLLGETTCSSLLQKLQEIWDEVGETDEERDKMLLQIEKECLDVYKRKVELAAKSRAQLLQALSDAKVELSSLLSALGEKGFVGVPEKTSGTIKEQLAAIAPVLEQLWKQKEERVKEFSDVQTQIQKICGEIAGNLSLSEQAPAVDEADLTLNKLDEYQAQLQELQKEKSDRLHKVLEFVSTVHDLCAVLGMDFFSTVTEVHPSLNDSTGVQSKSISNDTLSRLAKTVLALKEDKKQRLNKLQELATQLIDLWNLMDTPDEERKLFDHVTCNISASVDEVTVPGALALDLIEQAEVEVERLDKLKASRMKEIAFKRQAELEEIYARAHIEIDPVAAREKIMSLIDSGNVEPAELLADLDGQIAKAKEEAFSRKXILDKVEKWMSACEEESWLEDYNRDENRYNASRGAHLNLKRAEKARILVNKIPALVDTLVVKTRAWEEDRGVSFTYDGVPLLAMLDEYAMLRQEREEEKRRMRDQKKYHEQQNTEQEAIFGSRPSPARPASTKRIVGPRPNGAANGTPSRRLSLNANGSRSISKDGRRDSTNRPAAPVNYVAISKEDAASHVSGTDPVPASP